In Castanea sativa cultivar Marrone di Chiusa Pesio chromosome 6, ASM4071231v1, a single window of DNA contains:
- the LOC142638053 gene encoding uncharacterized protein LOC142638053 produces MASLAKHLSFFFLLVLFSSLQIQARESRFFSKFTHDNANYNMPVLKVSLTAEAPTPTPEPTLTPAPAPAIEPVTAQTPEVTPEPTYSESENGYGYGLYGHASNQFPPTKETPTTTTTNFEDENLSEELTGERYKTGYPKTNLYNYNSNPNNYNNNGNPNNYNNGFSSSYSSNNGYTTNYNSNGYANNYNTNGYYNSNGYQSERQGMSDTRFMENGKYYFEVQNVNTNLNGYESGRGTAKNEGYYGNNMYPNEFNTMEEYEKQEESQKEFVP; encoded by the coding sequence ATGGCTTCCTTAGCAAAacacctttcttttttcttcctcctAGTTCTCTTCTCCTCACTGCAAATTCAAGCTAGAGAGAGCAGGTTCTTTAGCAAGTTCACCCATGACAATGCTAACTACAATATGCCAGTTCTCAAAGTCTCCCTTACAGCtgaagctcctactccaacaccAGAACCTACACTAACTCCAGCACCAGCGCCAGCAATAGAACCAGTAACAGCACAAACACCAGAAGTAACACCAGAACCAACTTACTCTGAAAGTGAAAATGGCTATGGCTATGGCCTTTATGGTCATGCCTCCAACCAATTCCCTCCCACAAAGGAGACACCCACTACTACTACCACCAATTTTGAAGATGAAAATCTATCTGAAGAACTCACAGGTGAAAGGTATAAGACAGGCTATCCGAAAACAAACTTGTACAATTACAATAGCAACCCcaacaactacaacaacaaTGGCAACCCCAACAATTACAACAATGGCTTCAGCAGCAGCTACAGCAGCAATAATGGTTATACAACCAACTATAATAGCAATGGCTATGCAAACAACTACAATACCAATGGCTACTACAACAGCAATGGCTACCAGAGTGAAAGACAAGGGATGAGTGACACAAGGTTCATGGAGAATGGTAAGTACTATTTTGAAGTTCAAAATGTGAATACCAATCTTAATGGGTATGAGTCAGGGAGGGGAACCGCCAAAAATGAAGGCTACTACGGAAATAATATGTACCCAAATGAGTTCAACACTATGGAAGAGTACGAGAAGCAGGAGGAGAGCCAAAAGGAGTTTGTGCCCTAA